One Ahaetulla prasina isolate Xishuangbanna chromosome 1, ASM2864084v1, whole genome shotgun sequence DNA window includes the following coding sequences:
- the LOC131203630 gene encoding uncharacterized protein K02A2.6-like, protein MNYHCYLLKAEIKKSLHLSLFGSVHSREFVKKRDELSAQGGCLLWGDRVIIPVKLRGKVLDLLHEGHPGIVRMKGLARSYVWWPLMDAEIAERVGKCQACQESRPLPPTAPVREWEKPQGPWSRIHIDFAGPFHGQTFLVVVDAFSKWLEIILMKSTTAETVIATLRHLFATHGLPDTLVSDNGPQFTAAQFEEYLAEEGIRHALSAPFHPASNGLAERSVRSAKEALSRLKPGDWQTKIDFFLAVQHRTPSTATGKSPAELLMGRKLRCPLDRLNPHYT, encoded by the coding sequence agaatttgttaagaaacgtgatgagctctcggctcaaggggggtgcctgttatggggtgatcgtgtaataattcctgttaagttaaggggcaaggtattggacctcctccacgagggtcacccaggcatcgtgaggatgaaggggttagctaggagctatgtatggtggccactcatggacgcagagattgctgagagggtagggaaatgccaagcttgccaagagtccagaccgctacctccaacagccccagtcagagaatgggaaaagccacaagggccttggtcaagaatccacattgactttgctggcccctttcacggccaaacgttcctagtggtggtggacgcattttccaaatggttagagatcatacttatgaagtccaccacagccgaaacagtaatcgcaaccctgcgccacctattcgcaactcacgggttgccggacactctggtgtccgacaatgggccccaattcacggcagcccagtttgaagagtacctggcagaggaaggcatccgacatgccctctctgcacctttccaccctgcgtcgaatggccttgcagagcgttccgtccggagcgctaaggaggcattgtccaggctcaagccaggtgactggcaaacaaaaatagactttttcctagccgtccagcatagaaccccaagcacagccactgggaaaagcccagccgaattgctaatgggacggaaactccggtgcccacttgaccgtttgaacccccattacaca